The genome window GGGAAACACAATTTAAAAGCTGTACCTAGTAGGTTTGAATAAAGAGCTTCCCACCTTCCTCTATTCTCCCACTGCCCATTTTGCTCTTGAAAGTTTAAACTTCCCAGGACGTTTGTACTTAAAGTGAACTTCATAATGTCGCTCAAGCCACAGTTCTAGTATCTCGATCTATCCTGGACTCCTAAAGAAACACAGTCCTCTTGAACTCAGTGGCCACACATCTGTCTTCACAGCCCTGGTCACCTCTTGGAATTAATTTCACTTGCCAACTGCCTCTCTCGACCATAAGACACCACCCGCTCAAAACTTCCTTGTGTTGAGTCCAGTACCCAGGGGGCAATCCCAATATTTACTGAAATGACACACTGGGCGTGCtaatgcaggcctgtaatcccagaactcggaaCGCTAAGGCAGGAGAGCGCgcccacataaaaaaataattagggctggggatgtgcCTCAACTGGTAGAATGTCTACTGAGAATGCACGAAGATCTGAGCACCACACAAAATCGAGCCTGATCGGGCACGCCTGCAATTCCCAGCATTCTAGAGACGGGAGGACCAAGCGTTCAACGCCATCCTTGACATCACAGCGCGGCTGTTCTACGGGACACCCGGTCCCAAAAAACGGCTATGTGAATACACCAACACACTGGCTGCTCGTCCAAAGACCAAACGTGTCCCTCCCGGCCCTGCTCCGCGTTCCGGCCCGTGCCACCCTCACCGTCCGCGGCCATGGCGCCCCTACGCCTCGGTGAAGAGCCGCCCACGGTTCGTGTctcacgcgcgcgcgcgcgcgcgcgcccactTCCGGCGCCGGCGAGTGACGTCAGCCGCCCACTTCGAGGCGACGGAAGTGATGCCTGGAGCGCGCGACGCGCTGTCAGCCTGTGGCTTGCTGCCGGCGCGGTTGCGGGGCTCGCGAGGAAGCGATGGAGGACCATGGTGAGTGGGTGGCCGCAGCGGCGGGGACACACGGGCAGCCCGGGCTCCAGCCGCTTCCTGCTGTCACTGCTCTTGTGCCGTGGTCTGGGCCTCTCGGACGCTCGCCCACGGACTCCAGCACGCGCTGTCCGAGGGGCCTCTGCCCCAAAACTGGCCGGCCACCCGCAGCCCGGGTGTCCTCTGTGCGCAGCAGAAAGACACGCTGCCCCTGCTTGAAGGAGTCGGGCATCTTTAGTTTGCTTGTCCATCGTGGTTGTCAGAATTGGTTTGTTAAATGAAAAACAGACTAAAATGGTGGTTTTAATTAAAAGGTGAACTGGGTAGAACtgtgtacatttttacatttgtatTGGTGCACATGCGCAGACTTGATTGTAGACTGCTCAGAAGGTAGCAGGGGAAATTAATAAAGTGAATGAGAGGATTCCGTAGACTACTAGCCCCTGGGCTTGGCCCCTAAATTCTCTGCCTTGTGCACCAGTGATGTGTGCCCCTGCCAACAGTACGGAGGTATCTTCCCTATCTCCGTCAACATTTGTTGTGCCCTGTAACTTTCAAAgctgctttcttaaaaaaaaaagtttttgctTCTTATTCTTAAGGCCAGCAGTTGTCTATCACCAAGCTCTCTGGCCTCATCTTGCTAAGTTCTGTGATGacccatttttttcccctctcttcctagAGTTAATCGAATACTTTAAGTCTCAGATGAAAGACAATCCTAACATGGCCTCAGCAGTGGCTGCCATCCGGACTTTGCTGGAGTTCTTGAAGAGAGACAAAGGTACAAAGAGTCTTTGGCCTCCAATAGTTTGGGCCTTAGGAAAGTCTTCAGGTGACTTTTGGAAATGTGGACAGGAAGGCATGCAGGTCTGCCTACAGTCTCAAGCTCAGCTTCTGTCCCCATCCATGTCTGTCCTTTCAGCCCGGAGGGATCCCTCAGACTGTCATCTTAAGGATTCTCATCTACCTACAAATATGCTTGGAATCAAGAGTCAGTAATGCAGCCTTAGCCAGAAGGCTTAAATTATAGCAATAATTTAGCTTTATAGATGAGTACCAAGCTGCTAGCTTGTCCTAGATTCTGTGCACGTGCTATAGAGAATGTCCCAGAATAAATTCTAGTgttgccaggcggtagtggtgcatgcctttgatcctagcactcgggaggcagaggcaggcagatcttgtgagttcaaggccagcctggtctatagagtgagatccaggacagccaactctacacagagaaaccctgtctacaaaaacaaaaacaaacaaaaaattctggtACCAATCAATATTCATTGGGATCTACTAAACAAGCATTGTAAGTCTTAAGATTCTGGGTATAATATGACCTCTTATAAATACAAGGTGATAATGGTGCCTTTTTCATTCTCATGGGGTGGCCAAGAGGAAAATTTCTCTAGCACAGCCTTGAATGTCTTCCCAGTGTATATACATTCCTTACTTCCTCATTACAGGAGAGACACTTCAGGGCCTGAGAGCGAATCTCACCCGTGCCATAGAAATCCTGTGTGGCGTGGACTCCTCCGTAGCCGTGTCCTCTGGTGGAGAGCTCTTCCTTCGCTTCATCAGCCTCACCTCCTTGGAATACTCTgtaagctccccccccccccccccccccatgtccctTCTCCTCTGTTTGCCTACAGAGACTGTCAGCTTTCCTGGGATCGCCTCCCTTCATTttgctctttcctccccaggATTACTCCAAATGTAAGAAGATCATGATTGAGAGAGGGGAGCTTTTCCTCAGGAGAATATCTCTGTCAAGAAATAAAATTGCAGACCTGTGCCATACTTTCATCAAAGACGGGGCGGTGAGTAGATGGATTCCCTGTACTGCTAGAATCAAGAACTTTGGAGTCAGGTTGCTGGGCCTGaaatcctggctctgccacctacCATGGGTCTGCCACAGCTGGGACCATGGACAAATCACTTCTCGTCTGTTTATAAAGATAGCAGCAGCTGACTGACTGGGTAAAGTGTAAATGATATGCCGTGTGTAGCCAGTGCTCTGTAAACACAGTTAGTAGAGAGGCTCATCACCATGAACTCAGAGAAGAACATGGGACCAACATAAATGTGTcttgattttcagttttttcttctttgtggagCTGGGGGTGAAAGCAAAGGCCTCAAACGTGCTAGACATactctaccactaaactacacccatagcctctttttttttttttttttttttttttttttttttttttttttgagacagggtttctctttctagttttggtgcctgtcctggatctcactctgtagaccaggctggtctcgaactcatagagatccgcctggctctgcctcccaagtgctgggattaaaggtgtgcgccaccaccgcccggctaccaTAGCCTCTTAATAAGCTAGCTTTCTAAGAAGtatttttaattccatttatttctttattatgtgtttgtgtgggtataCACTGGTGCCAcagtgagtgtgtggaggtcagagaagttggctccttccactgtgtaggATCTGAGGATCAAACGTGGCTCATTAGGGttagtgacaagcacctttacccactgagccatttcacctgCTCTAAAGAAGTGTTTTTATGATTGGGTTTGCAGTTAGTCCTCTAATTTGAAATGGTCTGCCCAGACCAGCTGTTACCATGGTCACTGCCATGCATTTGAGCCAGCATCAGCACTGGGTGGAGCTGTCTTCTTTATGGCTGTGACCTGCCCCTAGTTAAGGAGGAATGGCAGGTTCAGCCAGTCTCCAGCTTGTCCACTCCAGCAGGTGGTGTCCTGACCATCAGCACAGCCTCCCACCACCTCAGCCTCCGCAGACCATGCCTGTGTTTACTTGCCTCGCGGCTCTTAGATGTTGCCCTCCCCCTCACTGCACTTCCTACCTTTGAAGTGTGCTCTTAAATATGTGACTTGctgggaggtggggctggggccGTGTTAATGACAGTGTCAGATAGACCTGGTCAAGTAGAGGCACGGCCATGACACTCCACCTCACAgtgtgtgcctgtggtgtggGTTTCTTGCCCCACCACCCACAACTCTTAACCCGGGTTAACAGCTGAGCTAAAACAGAGCTGCTGAATCTTGAACCTGCAGGTAAATCACCCTCGGACTTGTTAATTGAAAACTCCTCAGGTTCGAGATGAGGCCTGAGCACTTGTGATTCTAATGGGCCGTGTCCTCCACCTTGCCTTGTGTAGTCCTCTGCATTCTTAGAGCACAGGCTCTGTGTGAGTCTACAAGTCATTATGTGCACCACAGACAGCTGTATTTACCTCACAGTGCTTGTCAATGTCTTAGCTTAACTGGTATATAGTTATTAGATGTTTATTAGACTTTTTACCCTTCTAGAAAAATCAGGTGGGTCTGCCACAGCGGGACCATTGACAAAAGAAGCACCTAGGGCTCGGTTTCCCTTGGCCTTCCACTGCCAGTGGCCTCATCAGGCCACTGTATTACCTACCCTTCCTGGCCCCTGTAAGAAGTATGCAAACTCTTACCTTATTGGCAGGACAGCCAACCTGTGGCGTCCCCTGGGCCTTGAGATGTACTGGCTTCTCTACCTTTGGGGTCTGCTGGGGAGATTGTGTCTCACTCCTTGGGCAGAAGTGTTGAACTGATCAGTGGGCTTGAACTTGAATGGACTGTAGCGCAGGTGCCAAGCAGCTGTCATATGATGGTGCGGCAGTGCGGGACATGGCTGGAGCTTGCCCCTCTGATGCAGGGTTCTTGTTCCATAGAGAATTTTGACTCATGCCTACTCCAGAGTCGTCCTGAGGGTCCTGGAAGAAGCCGTGGCAGCCAAGAAGCGGTTCAGTGTGTATATCACGGAGTCTCAGCCTGATTTATCCGGGCAAGTATCTTGCCACTGGCACATGCGTCAGCATTGTTCTGGACCCGTTCGTGACTGTTCTGAGCCTGGGAGGAAAGTCTGTGGGTTTGCAGGGGCACAGTGCAGGCTGTagcctttctgtttgtttttagggttttgctttgttttaagtgtttttctttagGTAGTTACATCAGAGGAACAGCAAGAGAAAGTCGGAAAAGCTTTTCTCAGTTGGTGACTGACAAAAACCATCTCCAGAAAACTCGTAAAGCAAACTTTGTTCTCAGGTGCCTTCGTCACCCAGGCTCCTTTAGTACAGTTTCTGGGATTTGTTGTAGTGCTGAGGGGTGACTCTGAGTCCTGCATATGCTAGTCAGGCACCCTGGAGCTGGACCTCCAACTCTGTAGTTTAAGAGACAGTGAGTGATAAGCCagacacgcctttagtcccagaactcgggaggcaaaggcaggcagatctctgagttcaaggacagcctggcacTTACAGCtgctgcagaggatctgggttcagttcctactGCCcaaatggtggttcacaatcacctgtaactccatttctaggggatccatgccctcttctgtcttcctcagacaccaggcatgcatgtggtatgtcTGATACATGCAAACAAAGCACCTATTCAtattgtcttggttagggtttctattgccgtgaagagacaccatgaccacaccaACTCTTAGGAAGGACATTTAATAGTGGTGGCttgcttagagttcagaggttcagtctattattgtcatggtgggaagcatgacagcagcagacagacagacacagtgctggCTGCTTATTGGTcagaaggcaataggaagtggatcatggcacacttcctccagcaaggccacacctactcctacAAAGCCCCACCTCCTATAGCACcattccctgtgagattatgggagccagtgacattcaaaccaccacacacataaaataaaaacaactcagtcttaaaaaaaataaaaatgaataattaaagaaCTTTGCTAATTAAAGAACTTTGGTTCTTGTTTCCCTGGTCTAGTCAGGACCTGCCCCTTAAGCCACTGAGTCCACAGGACATGTCAATCTAAATCAAGTTCATCATGCATCACTGTGGGACTTTCTTGGATTTTATCTAATGTCCTCCTGTCACCTTCAGGAAGAAAATGGCCAAAGCCCTCTGTCACCTCAATGTCCCTGTCACTGTGGTGCTGGATGCTGCTGTGGGGTAAGTGTGATTCTCCGTGTGTGCATGCTAGCTCAAGCAGGGCTTTCAAATTGGATTGGAGTTTGAATCCTGTCCATAAATCCGACTGGGTAGCATCTCTCCCTTATCAAAAAGCAGCTACTCTGCAGCAGCAGGGTTATCACAAGGTCATGAGAGTGCAGGAGATGCACTGCATGCCCAGCATTGGACCTGTGTTCCTGCATGTTAGTTGCTGTGGTCTTGTTTCTGAGACATGCTCCGGGAGCccagaatggcctggaactcagtccttcctcagcctcctgagtgctgggattgctggcaTGATCAGAATGCTCAGCTGCTCATGTTTTCAGAGTAAAAAGCAAAGGTCAGGGCTCTGGTCAGCAGTTAGGTGATCAGTGCACTGTGTCCTCAGACACGGCTGCTTGGTGGCTTGCTGGGAGTTTGTCCCACCCACAAGGTCCCAGCTGTGTCTATTACTAAAGAACAATAGTCCCTTGGAAAGAAAGCTCAATATTAAGGAGTGTGCTCCATAAGCATCTTCAGCAGGTCTTACTGTCTTCAAAGGTAAACTGTGATACACCTATTATCCCGGCacaggaaggcaaaggcaggcggacctctgagtCCAGGCCAACCaaagctacatactgagaccttgtctgaaagtTCTAATGCCCATGGGAAGGTAACTGGTAACAGTGCCAGGGCAGCTGTGTGGCAGCTGTGGAAGGCACTTCCCATCACCAGACATTAACTAGAGCCAAGCACAGCATGGAAAGCTCTTCCTTGTGTCCATTTCCCCAGCTACATCATGGAGAAAGCAGATCTTGTCATAGTTGGTGCTGAAGGAGTGGTTGAGAATGGAGGAATTATTAACAAGGTAGGTACTGTCACACTGTCCCTGTACACCCCTGTAGCACGGCAAGACCATGGTCAGACCTCCTCTGTGGAGGATGACCTTTGTGACCTTTGTCAGTTTACACATGTACGCACAGTAGGTGCTTTTGTTTGCATCTCTGTTCTGACATAGGGAcctgtatagctcaggctagcctcaaactatgtagccgaggctgacctgatcctcctgtcggactcccaagtgctaagattacaggcacgCACTTCCACACCCAAGCAAAATAGATCCAGCTTGGAGTTGAGGGGCTCCGGCTTTGCCTCCATTTGATTGGCGAGGACATTCATCCTCAGGGTTTGTTCATTTTCTCCGTCCCTTGCATAGGAAACCGTCTGTAACAAAACATCTTTGTCATGTTACACTATGTGTGCACCATCTTAAGTCTTTGGTGCAGTGGCATTCAGCCATTCAAACCATGTTATCACCAATGTGTTTATAAAACCTTTCTGTTTGTCCCAGATGGCCTTTTCCCGTGTCCCTGGGCCACCTCtgttctgtcctgacttctccaGTACTAGGGACTCACATAATGCTCGTGGTTTTGATCTTGACGTACTTCACAGACCACGCTGCCCCAATTTGCCCAGACCACAGCACGTGTCACGCTTACTTCCAGTGGACACTTGGGCTTTCCCACCATTGGCTGTGGGACAGGGAAATGTGAAGTGGGGGCTTGTCCTGGGCTGCACTTACTGCACctagctggtggtcctgggcatCCTTTTCGGGGTTTAGGACCACTCATCTTGGCAGAAAAAATGTTAACCTTTTTTTGActttttggtggttttgtttttgaggacacagcttctctgtgttgtcctggctgtcctggaactcgctctgtagaccaggctggtctcgaactcagagatctgcctgcttctaccgcctgagtgctgggattaaaggtgtgtaccaccactacctggcctgttgttcttccttcctttttttcttaagatattTCATGCTGGCCTTGACTCAGTATATAGCTAGCTGAGCTTGTCTTTtaatttctaatcctcctgcctcaccttcctgtGATCCCTGCTAGGATTACATGTGTCCCACCAGGGCCTGGTTTATGCactgctggggcttgaactcacagcttCATCATGCTACATAGGCATTCCACCAGCTGAGCTAAATTCTTAGCCCTCAAAGAGGACctttcaggaaagaaaacaagccactctcaaaaaaacagaatgaaacacaAAGCCTGATGGCCATGCCAGAATGATCCTCGATGTGCTTCCGCTTGAACGAGCTGTGCAAGCTCACCTTGCATGTCTCCCATTTTCCCTGACTTCTCAGATCGGAACCAACCAGATGGCTGTGTGTGCCAAAGCCCAAAAC of Onychomys torridus chromosome 22, mOncTor1.1, whole genome shotgun sequence contains these proteins:
- the Eif2b1 gene encoding translation initiation factor eIF-2B subunit alpha isoform X1, with the translated sequence MEDHELIEYFKSQMKDNPNMASAVAAIRTLLEFLKRDKGETLQGLRANLTRAIEILCGVDSSVAVSSGGELFLRFISLTSLEYSDYSKCKKIMIERGELFLRRISLSRNKIADLCHTFIKDGARILTHAYSRVVLRVLEEAVAAKKRFSVYITESQPDLSGKKMAKALCHLNVPVTVVLDAAVGYIMEKADLVIVGAEGVVENGGIINKIGTNQMAVCAKAQNKPFYVVAESFKFVRLFPLNQQDVPDKFKYKADTLKSVQMGRDLQEEHPWVDYTYPSLITLLFTDLGVLTPSAVSDELIKLYL
- the Eif2b1 gene encoding translation initiation factor eIF-2B subunit alpha isoform X2; the protein is MEDHELIEYFKSQMKDNPNMASAVAAIRTLLEFLKRDKGETLQGLRANLTRAIEILCGVDSSVAVSSGGELFLRFISLTSLEYSDYSKCKKIMIERGELFLRRISLSRNKIADLCHTFIKDGARILTHAYSRVVLRVLEEAVAAKKRFSVYITESQPDLSGKKMAKALCHLNVPVTVVLDAAVGYIMEKADLVIVGAEGVVENGGIINKIGTNQMAVCAKAQNKPFYVVAESFKFVRLFPLNQQDVPDKFKNL